One genomic segment of Burkholderia pyrrocinia includes these proteins:
- the ppsR gene encoding posphoenolpyruvate synthetase regulatory kinase/phosphorylase PpsR: MLPTVFIVSDGTGITAETFAHSILSQFDQKFRLVRLPFVDSLDKAYATVEKINEAAVHDGRRAIVFTTLVDSESNDIVKRSNALVLDMFQRFVEPLEQELELKSSHAMGRGHQNADTEEYKTRIEAINFSLAHDDGQSNRNLSEADVILVGVSRSGKTPTSLYLAMQYGVKAANYPLIPEDFERGKLPSALSAHREKLFGLSIDPQRLSEIRNERRPGSKYAAPENCRYEINEAEAMMRREGIKWLSSTHKSIEEIATTILQEIRLDRQSY; this comes from the coding sequence ATGCTGCCTACCGTATTCATCGTCTCCGACGGCACCGGGATCACTGCCGAAACCTTCGCGCATTCGATCCTCTCCCAGTTCGACCAGAAATTCCGTCTCGTGCGCTTGCCGTTCGTCGACTCGCTCGACAAGGCCTATGCGACCGTCGAGAAGATCAACGAGGCCGCCGTGCACGACGGCCGCCGCGCGATCGTGTTCACGACGCTCGTCGACAGCGAATCGAACGACATCGTCAAGCGCTCGAACGCGCTCGTGCTCGACATGTTCCAGCGCTTCGTCGAGCCGCTCGAGCAGGAGCTGGAGCTCAAGTCGAGCCACGCAATGGGCCGCGGCCACCAGAACGCGGACACCGAGGAATACAAGACGCGGATCGAGGCGATCAACTTCTCGCTCGCGCACGACGACGGCCAGTCGAACCGCAACCTGTCGGAAGCCGACGTGATCCTCGTCGGCGTGTCGCGCAGCGGCAAGACGCCGACGAGCCTGTATCTCGCGATGCAGTACGGCGTGAAGGCCGCGAACTATCCGCTGATTCCGGAAGACTTCGAACGCGGCAAGCTGCCGTCGGCGCTCTCCGCGCACCGTGAAAAGCTGTTCGGGCTGTCGATCGACCCGCAGCGCCTGTCCGAGATCCGCAACGAGCGGCGGCCGGGCAGCAAGTACGCGGCGCCCGAGAACTGCCGCTACGAGATCAACGAGGCCGAAGCGATGATGCGCCGCGAAGGGATCAAGTGGCTGTCGTCGACGCACAAGTCGATCGAGGAAATCGCGACGACGATCCTGCAGGAAATCCGTCTCGACCGGCAGTCGTACTGA
- a CDS encoding TrmH family RNA methyltransferase, giving the protein MKSITSRDNPLYKRLKALAGSTSHQRRGGQALLEGFHLASAYLDTGATPELCVATEGALGHAEAQAIVARVDAQRVVTLPDALFGQLSNVVNGVGFLLLVDRPAQPLPERVTHTSVVLDGVQDAGNVGSILRSAAAAGVHHVFCAPGTAYAWSSKVLRSGMGAHFLLSIHEDVDAATLAERLDVPVALTDSHGAQALYDCDLSGPVAWVFGNEGAGVSAFWRDAATHRVTIPQPGGMESLNVAAAAAVCLFEQVRQQRPA; this is encoded by the coding sequence ATGAAAAGCATTACTTCCCGCGACAACCCGCTGTACAAGCGCCTGAAAGCGCTCGCGGGGTCGACGTCCCATCAGCGCCGCGGCGGCCAGGCGCTGCTCGAAGGATTCCATCTCGCGAGCGCGTACCTCGATACGGGCGCGACGCCCGAACTGTGCGTGGCGACCGAAGGCGCGCTCGGCCACGCAGAGGCGCAGGCGATCGTCGCGCGCGTCGATGCGCAGCGCGTCGTCACGCTGCCGGACGCACTGTTCGGCCAGTTGTCGAACGTCGTCAACGGCGTCGGTTTCCTGTTGCTCGTCGACCGGCCGGCGCAACCGCTGCCTGAGCGCGTGACGCACACGTCGGTCGTGCTCGACGGCGTGCAGGACGCCGGCAACGTCGGCTCGATCCTGCGCAGCGCCGCGGCCGCCGGCGTGCACCACGTGTTCTGTGCGCCGGGTACGGCCTACGCGTGGTCGTCGAAGGTGCTGCGTTCGGGCATGGGCGCGCATTTCCTGCTGTCGATCCACGAGGACGTCGACGCCGCGACGCTCGCCGAACGCCTCGACGTGCCAGTCGCGCTGACCGATTCGCACGGTGCGCAGGCGCTCTACGACTGCGACCTGTCGGGGCCCGTCGCATGGGTGTTCGGCAACGAGGGCGCCGGCGTATCGGCGTTCTGGCGCGACGCCGCCACGCATCGCGTGACGATTCCACAGCCGGGCGGGATGGAGTCGCTGAACGTCGCGGCCGCCGCCGCGGTATGCCTGTTCGAACAGGTGCGACAGCAGCGGCCCGCATGA